The Naumovozyma dairenensis CBS 421 chromosome 1, complete genome genome includes a region encoding these proteins:
- the RPL17A gene encoding 60S ribosomal protein uL22 (similar to Saccharomyces cerevisiae RPL17B (YJL177W) and RPL17A (YKL180W); ancestral locus Anc_1.161), whose translation MARYGATSTNPAKSASARGSYLRVSFKNTRETAQAVSGWELTKAQKYLDQVLEHQRAIPFRRFNSSIGRTAQGKEFGVTKARWPAKSVKFVQGLLQNAAANAEAKGLDATKLYVSHIQVNQAPKQRRRTYRAHGRINKYESSPSHIELVVTEREEAVEKAAEKKVVRLSSRQRGRIAAQKRISA comes from the exons ATGGCTAGATACGGTGCTACTTCCACTAACCCAGCTAAGTCTGCCTCTGCTCGTGGTTCCTACTTACGTGTTTCCTTCAAGAACACTAGAGAAACTGCTCAAGCTGTTTCCGGTTGGGAATTGACCAAGGCTCAAAAATACTTGGACCAAGTTTTGGAACACCAAAGAGCTATCCCATTCAGAAGATTTAACTCTTCTATTGGTAGAACTGCCCAAGGTAAGGAATTTGGTGTTACCAAGGCTAGATGGCCAGCCAAGTCCGTTAAGTTCGTCCAAGGTTTGTTGCAAAATGCTGCTGCCAACGCTGAA GCTAAAGGTTTAGATGCTACTAAATTGTACGTCTCTCACATCCAAGTTAACCAAGCTCCAAagcaaagaagaagaacttACAGAGCTCACGGTAGAATTAACAAGTACGAATCTTCTCCATCTCACATTGAATTGGTTGTTACCGAAAGAGAAGAAGCTGTCGAAAAGGCTGCTGAAAAGAAGGTTGTTAGATTATCTTCCAGACAAAGAGGTAGAATCGCTGCTCAAAAGCGTATCTCTGCT